A genomic segment from Bacteroidia bacterium encodes:
- the hisH gene encoding imidazole glycerol phosphate synthase subunit HisH: protein MKKIGIIDYGVGNIRSVRRAFEAIGVETELVSTPGELKTYQKIVLPGVGAFAPAIDALRNKGFDIAIPNFLATKENKLLGLCLGMQLLFESSSEGGKNEGLKILKGEVRSIEELGLTLMIPHMGWNEVKKIKGQGSRLLEHVENPCFYFVHSYYCKPSAEITGYHTNYGQEFVSALETENILACQFHPEKSHDAGLQVLKNFSEW, encoded by the coding sequence ATGAAGAAGATCGGGATCATTGATTATGGCGTGGGAAATATCCGCTCTGTCCGTCGTGCTTTTGAGGCCATAGGCGTTGAAACGGAATTGGTCAGCACTCCCGGAGAACTAAAAACCTATCAAAAGATCGTTTTGCCCGGAGTGGGGGCATTTGCACCGGCCATAGATGCATTGAGAAATAAAGGGTTTGACATAGCCATACCCAACTTTCTAGCTACGAAAGAAAACAAACTGCTGGGATTGTGCCTGGGAATGCAACTTCTATTTGAAAGCAGTTCAGAAGGCGGGAAGAATGAAGGACTGAAGATATTAAAGGGTGAGGTAAGGAGTATAGAAGAACTGGGGTTAACCCTTATGATCCCTCACATGGGATGGAACGAGGTAAAAAAAATAAAAGGTCAAGGATCAAGGTTGCTTGAGCATGTAGAAAACCCATGCTTTTATTTTGTACACAGCTATTATTGCAAACCCTCCGCAGAGATCACAGGATACCATACAAACTATGGCCAGGAATTTGTTTCCGCCCTTGAAACAGAAAACATCCTGGCTTGTCAGTTTCATCCTGAAAAAAGCCATGATGCCGGACTGCAGGTACTAAAAAACTTTTCGGAATGGTAA